In Kangiella koreensis DSM 16069, the DNA window AACAGCAGGAAGATGGCGAAACGGTAATCTCGATGCCCGCTGAAGAAAAGTGATATTCTGTAAAGCTTTTTCTTACTTACTATTTCAATCACAAAAAAACAGTGAGCAATTGCTCACTGTTTTTTTGTAACCTGATGAATTATCATAATTGAGCTAAATAATCTTTCAATAAATACAGCGCCGCAATACTGCGAGCCTCACTAAACTCATCAACCTTTAAAAGTTTATCTATATCATTAATTTTCCACTCAACCACTTCAATCGGCTCTGGCTCATCCCCTTCCAGTTTGCTTGGGTATAACCCTTCTGCTACAACAATGTCCATTTGATGACTTAAATAACCTGGGGCCAAACTAACTTTACGCAACACTTGAAGATGATTTGCCGCGTAACCAACCTCTTCCTGTAACTCACGATTCGCCGCCTGCTCACTACTTTCACCTGCATCAACCAAGCCTTTAGGAAAGGCCAGTTCATAGCGCTCGACCCCAGCGGCGTATTCTTTAATCAGAAGCATGGTGTCTTTATCTAACAGCGGCAATATCATCACAGCGCCATGTTTGCCTGCTTTCAGCCTTTCATAAATACGGAAAACACCATTAGAAAACTCAAGCTCCATTTCTTCCACACCAAAAATTCGCGTCTGCGCAATAAGCTTAGTCCGTTTGATTTTAGGTGGTTCACGCATATATTCTTATCCAATAATTTCATTCAGTTGATTAATGCTCGGGAATTTCAAACCGCTTTTGACCGGTAGCGACATGTCAGGCTGGCTTACCGACAAGACCAGTTTAACTCCTGACTGTTGCGCTACCGTTAAAATCTCTTCTGAGTCATCAACAAATAAGCACTTGTCCAACGGTATATTTATTTCCTGTTGCAAACGAGCCCAGAAATCGAGCGATTCTTTGGGCCGAGAAAATTGATGCGAAGAGTAAATATCATCAAAGTACTTA includes these proteins:
- the nudE gene encoding ADP compounds hydrolase NudE; this translates as MREPPKIKRTKLIAQTRIFGVEEMELEFSNGVFRIYERLKAGKHGAVMILPLLDKDTMLLIKEYAAGVERYELAFPKGLVDAGESSEQAANRELQEEVGYAANHLQVLRKVSLAPGYLSHQMDIVVAEGLYPSKLEGDEPEPIEVVEWKINDIDKLLKVDEFSEARSIAALYLLKDYLAQL